From a region of the Chlorocebus sabaeus isolate Y175 chromosome 23, mChlSab1.0.hap1, whole genome shotgun sequence genome:
- the RNF14 gene encoding E3 ubiquitin-protein ligase RNF14 isoform X2, whose amino-acid sequence MQFLKEETLAYLNIVSPFELKIGSQKKVQRRTAQASPNTELDFGGAAGSDVDQEEIVDERAVQDVESLSNLIQEILDFDQAQQIKCFNSKLFLCNICFCEKLGSECMYFLECRHVYCKACLKDYFEIQIRDGQVQCLNCPEPKCPSVATPGQVKELVEAELFARYDRLLLQSTLDLMADVVYCPRPCCQLPVMQEPGCTMGICSSCNFAFCTLCRLTYHGVSPCKVTAEKLMDLRNEYLQADEANKRLLDQRYGKRVIQKALEEMESKEWLEKNSKSCPCCGTPIEKLDGCNKMTCTGCKQYFCWICMGSLSRANPYKHFNDPASPCFNRLFYAVDVDDDIWEDGVED is encoded by the exons ATGCAATTTCTTAAGGAAGAGACCCTAGCATACTTGAATATTGTCTCTCCTTTTGAGCTCAAGATTGGTTCTCAGAAAAAAGTGCAGAGAAGGACAGCTCAAGCCTCTCCCAACACAGAGCTAGATTTTGGAGGAGCTGCTGGATCTGATGTAGACCAAGAGGAAATTGTGGATGAGAGAGCTGTGCAGGATGTGGAATCATTGTCAAATCTGATCCAGGAAATCTTGGACTTTGATCAAGCTCAGCAGATAAAATGCTTTAATAGTAAATTGTTCCTGTGCAATATCTGTTTCTGTGAGAAGCTGGGTAGTGAATGCATGTACTTCTTGGAGTGCAGGCATGTGTACTGCAAAGCCTGTCTGAAGGACTACTTTGAAATCCAGATCAGAGATGGCCAGGTTCAATGCCTCAACTGTCCAGAACCAAAGTGCCCTTCGGTGGCCACTCCTGGTCAG GTCAAAGAGCTAGTGGAAGCAGAGTTATTTGCCCGTTATGACCGCCTTCTCCTCCAGTCCACCTTGGACCTGATGGCAGATGTAGTGTACTGCCCCCGGCCATGCTGCCAGCTGCCTGTGATGCAGGAGCCTGGCTGCACCATGGGTATCTGCTCCAGCTGCAATTTTGCCTTCTGTACTTTGTGCAGGTTGACCTACCATGGGGTCTCTCCATGTAAGGTGACTGCAG AGAAATTAATGGACTTACGAAATGAATACCTGCAAGCAGATGAGGCTAATAAAAGACTTTTGGATCAAAGGTATGGTAAGAGAGTGATTCAGAAGGCACTGGAAGAGATGGAAAGTAAGGAGTGGCTAGAGAAGAACTCAAAGAGCTGCCCATGTTGTGGAACTCCCATAGAG AAATTAGATGGATGTAACAAGATGACATGTACTGGCTGTAAGCAATATTTCTGTTGGATTTGCATGGGTTCTCTCTCTAGAGCAAACCCTTACAAACATTTCAATGACCCTGCTTCACCATGTTTTAACCG GCTGTTTTATGCTGTGGATGTTGACGACGATATTTGGGAAGATGGGGTTGAAGACTAA